In Columba livia isolate bColLiv1 breed racing homer unplaced genomic scaffold, bColLiv1.pat.W.v2 Scaffold_135, whole genome shotgun sequence, the genomic window tcctagacaaATTTCACAATCACttgaaggattattcatgcctttGAACATGATTACCCACAGAAGCCCAACCAGCTTTACATCTCAGGTAATGGGATCCATAGttcaagggcaggatggtttgggctctgctgggatctggaaactgaaacgtgctcccctctcccagccccctgccctcctcagtgagggtgtgagacattctgccagcgagggctgaactcacagccatgaccagtatcttatgtccaactgcagccagtggtgtcctgccagctcaggattggagcttccattgctggacgtgtttaaaagacgtggagATGTGGcactttgggacatggtttagtggtggtcTTGGCGATGTTTGACTTATGGTTAGACTTCatgttcttaagggtcttttccagcctaaatgattctatgattctatgatttgggttgaaaccatttcagctccatcacctccagcttccctcagaggcggctgttgtgtggcacaactgtcctggctctccaggcaggttgggcactgggttggtgtctgcattggcagttttccccttcctggggtaaaaggctgttgagcagagacagttgtagagatttgggtcacaggggtttgcagcaatcctgtcaaactctgagcaggatgagctttggagcccaggaacaatggagatgctctgaagatgtttgtgaacagtggtgctggcactagtaacagtaacagggaactccttattCTCACTGATGATCATGATGAACTAAAgctgtttaatttcatttccaacagtcattcttgcttttccaagcaTCTACTACACCTCAGCAGTTGTGTCTTGGAATAAGTTTTTAGaacatgctttttctctcacttgttttttgttttaatcatttaaagagtacacctcttggacagaattactcccaaattgtgcttctttcattatttttctaccttttaattatttcttacgtGGTGTGATAGAGGTTGCATAGgagaatagtttctttttgagacaaagaaggccaatgaacagatcccaggtcagtgcaaaggcccAAAGGAGgccagaatctttatgtgtgtgcactgacacacactgtcacctgcatttccagtctctgcagtcccaaccgtgcagcagagtctggagttctgagctcccttcatctgccctgtgtgacacgtgtaaaatggaactaccccagtccaatggctggttttgattctcttcacagcctgaagcaccacatgggtcaggagacaagccaggatacccaatgaggactcacatgctctgctcttcaAGTTTAGGTGTTCAATAGcatctcagcagacatgtcacACTGATTCCTGGCTTCAAAGAGCTGGTCAAGAGCCTCgtctccatttctgtaatggTGGCTTTGATGCCTGACtgatgtgcagactctgtacacGGATACTCACACctcttgaacaacctgctctgaaagggttAACAAGATGAGCAGTTCTTTCTGGAAGGGTATTAGCATACCAAAAAAGAAGACCCTGGGTTGGGGCAAAACAAAAGGGATGCCAAAGTTGCTGTCATAGCTGTTTAGAGGtacttgtaaagcagccctgcacctcatgcTAATTATTCCCGTGCTCAGAGAGAACCTGAGAGCTTtctctaaattgaaaacatgacAGGATGAAAGGACAGCGTcattcaggctcaaagggacctCGGGTGGTGTCTtaaccaacctcctgctcacagcagggtcagaccagattgctcagggctttatccaaacacgtcttggtcactttctgggacagagtgggtgcgcactcctgggaaacagcttccagtgcttgactgtcctcaggactggaaagtttctccctttctacagcacctttccaagcccaaccatccagattggtttttacccatctacttacacactgacacagaccagAATATCCTACTTTGAACACAAGAATATTGTGGGGCATGACACcgaatgccttgctgacttccaggtaacagaccatcACTGCTCTGGCCacatccaccaccctgtcctttcctcacagaaagcaaagaggatggacaggcacaacctgccctgggcaaaccccgtcaccttctcttccagacacccagaaatggggtcccagtggacatgctctggggcacagcccttagttcccctgctcacccactggccattttgaaaagtgcacacactgtgtgagagctgccagtggtcagggagtccccccagtctccatgggCTTcccaagatggtggagagtggcctcactgtgacatcgtcctgatgtcccagctcctgcgatgctgcccctgctgtcccatagactggagaggattgtgttagttccagtgacccctgacttgatccacatccactgctggttgttctgaCTCCAGCCACAGAAATTtcagagaccttgctggtgaagagggagaacaAGAGGACATAGGGATTCTCACCTCTTATTAAATTCATCAGTgtccacacagtgtctttgtttttcctttaactgttcctgcagtaggaacagctcattatggggcctTCGAATTACCTTCcaggtctagactgagttctgatctggactgttgctgtgcttggaggctgctgtccttggagaccagatgaactcactcctgccaccctgcctggcagttcattccatccgtgtcacagctctgtctgcagcactgacagctccagctcccccagtcaggtccctggctgaggacattgcctcacatctgggctgagccaccccagctgtggcaccagcccagctctgacctgccacaagaaacctggtaccaagtgtccaagagcccatgtgtgcaaaggctttgaatcagagcacagacatgacatggccaaagactgatgaatgtctctctagacaTAGGAGtgtaaaacaagaataaaatgcctgaacTCATTCAgctgaagatattcctcccctagcttggaggaattagatcctttgctgtaatcTTCCTGGTGTCATGTCtgatgatgggacaagaaaagtTGATTCTCATATTAATTCATTGTTTAATACGAAGAACACAATGATGTGTCTCtccagaggagagagaatcaacatcactgattacttcaggttgtttcaaaggatgtgcccctggagccccagggacacctggaggagcccagaggggtcagagaaagggacatcaagggctgctcctgtgctgctgagctgggctgggctcctgggacacagggagctcatggcagcggcagcgctgcagagagacagctctgcccaggagcagctcctctgcacacgcagcagggctgagggctctgcctgcagcaccgagggcacaggagccaggcacagagaggttaAAGGCAATGTAGGGGGTTGGTTGCTGAGGGCTCATTGAGTGACAAATCTTCACAGTTCTAACacggtaagtctctggctgtaggacaatgcagctgcatttcctggagggaTCTCCTAAAGATGATACATCCCACAATTTACAGGATCTGTCAGGTCTCTCTCACAGTATTTCTCATGCAGAGGACAAGAACATGGTCCAGACCAGCGCTTCCCTGCTACActgtcagagggacagggcatgatggcagcttctgctgagggtgattgcagggggagcacccaggggtgcccagggctgtcctgcagagcagggtccctgcaccccagggctgtgccgggcagggactctgccgcctgccagggtcagtgctcagcctgcccgggagatcccatggcagcagctgtgggtggaaggagcgacccccggcagggcaggcagggagcttgtggggttgaagggggctgtgtgggtcagggctgctcagagatccagatccccccacagacatggcagaggggccttctgaacaacaacatcgagacaggaacagctgcaagggaaggagtctgtgctttcagttttccactcttgctcgtctgggtgtgcagtgggagatggggatttatttctctctttggagaagacactgagaccccagttttcgttaggactggtctgagctgctcctgagcccctgcacacacagagctgcccctgggcagtgccaggaggtgcgagcaggacagagctgagcacacagcgggtgggacggggtctgtgacactgacagggagcagaccagggacagacacacagctgcaggcagcacagacatgggcagggagaaggagctcctaccagatatgccagggatgggatttaggaacccccctgcaatcccctgcagtgcagacacatttcccagtgcaacccctggtctcctctcctccccagcagaccctctgccccaaagccatggggtccaggtcacgagtctccacctcagcagctggacctccaggtgaagggttcctggaacggggtacacaaataaggtgctaaaagtacttgctctccagtgtcactatgtgagtggcagcagcacagctgggtcaggagaaggttccacagcatgcccgtctgcctttctgtccttgctttatttctcgggaacactgcagtgttcttccctgtttctccacctgtcgctggtgctcttgctctctggggttggggtgggagtgtcggtcagtttttgttctgacaccagTTCAGTGGATCTTGCCTCACAGGTTTgttcatggaaaccagatgcccaagctgcattttaaactgggATGAACAATTTCTCTCAGttagtagaaagagagaatgagctgaaacatccctccatcaaggagggggttttccatgagaaacagcatgtttatttttctcagagaaGTCTTCCACAACatgtcactgtcttttcctccttgcacaggtcctcatgcccacaggcagccaatgtccaacagcagctccatcacccagttcctcctcctgccgttcacagacacacgggagctgcagctcttgcacttctggctcttcctgggcatctacctggctgccctcctgggcaacggcctcatcatcaccaccatagcctgggaccagcacctccacacccccatgtacttcttcctgctcaacctcgccctcctcgacctgggctccatctccaccgttgtccccaaatccatggccaattccctctgggattccagggccatctcatacttgggatgtgcggcacagctctttttgtttgtcttcttgatcacagcagagtattgtctcctcacagtcatgtcgtatgaccgctacgttgccatctgcaaacccctgcactacgggaccctcctgggcagcagagcttgtgtccacatggcagcagctgcctgggccactgggtttctcaatgctctgctgcacacggccaatacattttcactgcccctgtgcaagggcaatgtcctgggccagttcttctgtgaaatcccccacatcctcaagctctcctgctcacactcccacctcagggaacttgggctccttgtggtcagtgcctgtttattttttacgtgtttcatttttattgtggtgtcctatgtgcagatcttgagggccgtgctgaggatcccctctgagcagggacggcacaaagccttttccacctgcctccctcacctggccgtggtctccctgtttgtcagcactggtgcatttgcctacctgaagcccccatccatctgttctccttccctggacctggtggtgtcagttctgtactcggtggtgcctccagcagtgaaccccctcatctacagcatgaggaaccaggagctcaaggatgccctgtgcaaactcatatccctctgttttctgaagcaataaactggcCATCTTCTTCtatacaggagttt contains:
- the LOC135577718 gene encoding olfactory receptor 14J1-like translates to LHYGTLLGSRACVHMAAAAWATGFLNALLHTANTFSLPLCKGNVLGQFFCEIPHILKLSCSHSHLRELGLLVVSACLFFTCFIFIVVSYVQILRAVLRIPSEQGRHKAFSTCLPHLAVVSLFVSTGAFAYLKPPSICSPSLDLVVSVLYSVVPPAVNPLIYSMRNQELKDALCKLISLCFLKQ